In Chlamydiota bacterium, one genomic interval encodes:
- a CDS encoding 4-hydroxy-tetrahydrodipicolinate reductase, giving the protein MQRIVVCGACGRMGKRIIACAAEDPGIAVAGAVERAGHPCLGADAGACAGVGEIGVAVSADLEAAARGADVIVDFSGRETAVRNAAAAASLGMPIVIGTTGLGEEQLHPIRAAAEKVACVVAPNMSVGANLLIEIAAETARLLGDDYDVEIVETHHRMKKDAPSGTALALARAVAGARGIDLPGAVVYGRSGHPGARPKGQIGIHAVRQGDVVGDHVVGFAAPGERIELVHRATSRDTFARGALRAAKWVAKKAPGIYGMADVLREG; this is encoded by the coding sequence ATGCAGAGGATCGTCGTCTGCGGGGCCTGCGGGCGGATGGGGAAGAGGATCATCGCCTGCGCGGCGGAGGATCCGGGGATCGCCGTCGCCGGCGCGGTGGAACGCGCGGGGCACCCGTGCCTGGGGGCCGATGCGGGGGCCTGCGCGGGCGTCGGCGAAATCGGGGTCGCCGTCTCGGCGGATCTCGAAGCCGCCGCCCGCGGGGCGGATGTGATCGTGGACTTCTCCGGCCGCGAGACGGCGGTGCGGAACGCCGCGGCGGCCGCCTCCCTCGGCATGCCGATCGTGATCGGCACGACCGGTCTCGGGGAGGAGCAGCTACACCCGATTCGGGCGGCGGCGGAAAAGGTCGCCTGCGTCGTCGCGCCCAACATGAGCGTCGGGGCGAATCTTCTCATCGAGATCGCAGCCGAGACGGCGCGCCTCCTCGGCGACGACTACGACGTCGAGATCGTCGAGACGCATCACCGGATGAAGAAGGACGCGCCGAGCGGGACGGCGCTCGCCCTGGCGCGCGCCGTCGCCGGGGCCCGCGGAATCGATCTTCCCGGAGCCGTCGTGTACGGGAGGAGCGGCCACCCGGGCGCGCGCCCGAAGGGGCAGATCGGCATTCACGCGGTCCGGCAGGGCGATGTCGTCGGCGACCATGTCGTCGGTTTCGCCGCGCCGGGCGAGCGGATCGAGCTTGTCCACCGCGCCACCTCGCGCGATACGTTCGCGCGCGGCGCCCTGCGGGCGGCGAAATGGGTCGCGAAGAAGGCGCCCGGCATCTACGGGATGGCGGACGTGCTGCGCGAGGGCTGA
- a CDS encoding 4-hydroxy-tetrahydrodipicolinate synthase, protein MFSGSIVALVTPFKNGEVDYPALAELLEFQIGAGTDVILPCGTTGESATLSHEEHDRVVEFVVQKVAGRVPVIAGSGSNSTAEALRLTRHAKEAGADGVLVITPYGNKPTQRGLIYHYEALAKGVDIPIVLYNVPGRTGVSIAPETVAALSRHKNIVAIKEAGGSLEQVSQIISRCDITVLSGDDSLTFPIMALGGKGVVSVVANVLPAAVAEMVETYLEKDVEGARTMHYELYRMSRALFIETNPIPVKAALAMMGKIEEEYRLPLCRMADENRLKLEKVMKEYELI, encoded by the coding sequence ATGTTCAGCGGATCCATCGTTGCCCTGGTGACGCCGTTCAAAAACGGCGAGGTGGACTACCCGGCGCTGGCCGAGCTGCTCGAGTTCCAGATCGGCGCCGGGACCGACGTGATCCTGCCCTGCGGCACGACCGGGGAGTCGGCGACGCTGTCGCATGAGGAGCACGACCGCGTGGTCGAATTCGTCGTCCAGAAGGTCGCCGGGCGGGTGCCGGTCATCGCGGGGAGCGGTTCGAACTCCACGGCGGAGGCGCTGCGGCTTACGCGGCACGCCAAGGAGGCGGGCGCCGACGGCGTCCTGGTGATCACCCCGTACGGCAACAAGCCGACCCAGCGCGGGCTTATCTACCATTACGAGGCGCTGGCGAAGGGGGTGGATATCCCGATCGTGCTGTACAACGTCCCCGGGAGGACCGGCGTCTCGATCGCCCCGGAGACGGTCGCCGCCCTCTCGAGGCACAAGAACATCGTGGCCATCAAGGAGGCCGGCGGCAGCCTCGAGCAGGTGAGCCAGATCATCTCCCGGTGCGACATTACCGTCCTCTCCGGCGACGACAGTTTGACCTTCCCGATCATGGCGCTGGGGGGGAAGGGGGTAGTCTCCGTGGTCGCCAACGTCCTGCCCGCCGCGGTCGCCGAGATGGTGGAGACGTACCTCGAGAAGGACGTCGAGGGGGCGCGCACGATGCACTATGAGCTCTACCGGATGAGCCGGGCGCTCTTCATCGAGACCAATCCGATCCCGGTGAAGGCGGCCCTGGCGATGATGGGCAAGATCGAAGAGGAGTACCGGCTGCCGCTCTGCCGGATGGCCGATGAAAACCGGCTGAAGCTCGAGAAGGTGATGAAGGAGTACGAACTGATCTGA